The DNA sequence ACGGTTTCACCTACAGTAATGGTGCCTGAATTTGGCTGTTCTGTGCCGCTTAACAATTTGAATAAAGTCGATTTACCCGCACCGTTTGGACCAATAATCCCAACAATACCACCTTTTGGAATAGTGAAGCTCAAATCGTCGATTAATACTCTATCGCCGAAGCTCTTAGAAATGTTTTCAACTTCGATGACTTTATCACCTAAGCGAGGACCTGGTGGAATATAAAGTTCGTTTGTTTCGTTACGCTTTTGGAAATCTTGATTTTGCATTTCTTCAAAACGCGCCATACGAGCTTTAGATTTTGACTGACGGCCTTTTGGATTTTGACGAACCCACTCAAGCTCTTGCTGAATTGATTTTTGACGAGATTTTTCTGCGCGTTCTTCTTGAGCCAAACGAGCTTCTTTTTGTTCAAGCCAGCTCGAATAATTACCTTCCCATGGAATTCCTTCACCACGGTCTAGCTCCAAAATCCAACCTGCTACATTATCTAGGAAGTAACGGTCGTGGGTAATGGCAACTACGGTACCTTCATACTCGTGTAAGAATCGCTCTAACCAAGCCACTGATTCTGCGTCTAAGTGGTTGGTAGGTTCGTCGAGTAGCAACATGTCTGGCTTATCAAGCAGTAAACGACAAATGGCAACACGGCGGCGCTCACCACCTGATAAGTGTTCAATTTTGGCATCCCACTCAGGTAAACGCAGGGCATCAGCCGCAACTTCTAGTTGGTTATCTAAGTTATGACCGTCTTTGGCTTGAATGATCGCTTCTAATTCGCCTTGTTCTTTCGCTAAAGCATCAAAATCGGCGTCTTCCATTGCATATTCGGCATACACTTCGTCTAAGCGTTGTAATGCGTTTTTGACATCGGATACAGCTTCTTCAACCACTTCACGAACGGTTTTTGATTCGTCCAAAACCGGCTCTTGAGGAAGGTAGCCAATGTTGATACCCGGCATAGGGCGCGCTTCACCTTCGATCTCTGTATCGATGCCGGCCATGATGCGTAATAGGGTTGATTTACCCGCACCATTCAGACCTAAAACACCGATTTTTGCACCCGGAAAAAAGCTAAGAGAAATATCTTTTAAAATAGTTTTCTTTGGAGGAACCACCTTGCTCACACGAGACATGGTGTAGATAAATTGGGCCATTGTTTTTATATTGCCTATTTTTGTCTAAGTTGTTGGCTATTGTAGTTTAGACGTCAGATTAATGTCTACATTGACCCCAAAAATCCTACAAGTATTTAATAGTTTGCAGAATTTCATTTCGTGTCTAACCTTTTTTTTAGGGCCTTTGTAAAATGAGAGATAAAACTGGTGCAGCAAAAGAAAACGATTTTAGTCGCTGATGATGACGCTAGCATTAATCAATTACTGACTAACGCACTTGCGTCCAAATTCGAAGTAGCATCTTCAAGTTCAGGTGCTGATACATTGGCGTATTGTCAGCAGCAAAAGCCAGATTTGATTTTGTTAGACGTAAACCTTGGCGATATAGATGGCAAGGAAATATGTAAACAAATCAAGCAAGATTACGCGCCACAAGCGCCTCTGATCATTTTTATTTCTGCGGATGACGGTCAAGAAAATATCATTAGCTGTTTTGAAAACGGCGCAGACGACTTTATTGGTAAACCTTTTTCTCCGGCTCAGGTGGTAGGAAAGGTAGATGCACTAATAAAACACAACATATTGGTTGAGAGTTTACAGAGTCAGAGCCAAGAGTTGACTAACTTAGTCAGTACGACGATGTCGCAAGCTTCTAGTTATGGTCAGTCTTTGCAGATGGTCAAGCAGCTCAATCACGCAAACTCAGAAGAAGAAATTGCTAACGTCGTGTTTAGTTACCTGGCAACTCAGGGGTTGCACGCCGCGATTTATTTTGTGAAAGGAGAAGAGTCGGTCTGTTTCGATCAAAAATCGAAAGTGTGTTCTCCAATTGTCAAAGAGGTATTTGAACTCGCACACAACAAACAGCGAATTAAAAAGCTTGGTGGAAGGCTGCTGGTCTCGGATGAGCATTGCTCTGTTCTGGTGATGAACCCGCCAGCAGATGAGAGTGACGAATATAGTATTTTTATCGATATTATTGCCGTTATTATCGAAGCGCTTGAAGCTAGGTACATCGGATATTTGCGAGAGCGAGAACTACAGTCGGTGAATACTGAGTTGTCAAAAGTTATTACCCAACTGAGTGTCGATGTTGAGAAGGTCAGACAGGATCGGCAAAAGTTGATGGATGACATCGTTATGCAAATTGGTTTGAGTTTCCATCAACTCGATTTAACCATTGAACAAGAAGAATACTTCACTAAGCTAATGGAAGATACATTGTTGAATCACGATGAAAACAACAATGTTTTAATGGACTTACAAGACAAGCTACAACACCTTGTAAACGAGATGAAGTCATTGTTGGGTTAGTAATTTGCCTTTATAAAAGTAATTCGAACATGTTAGAAATTCTCATTGTTTAGTGGTGGGCTTTTTTTTAATAAGTGCGTATTATAAGCGACTCATTCGTTTGTATTAATCAGTACTGAGGTGCACTTATGTTAACTCGTGATATGAATATCGCAGATTTCGACCCTGAATTATGGGCGTCAATTGAACAAGAAACTCGCCGTCAAGAACAACACATTGAATTGATTGCTTCTGAGAACTACGCCAGTCCACGAGTTATGCAAGCGCAAGGCTCACAGTTAACAAACAAATACGCTGAAGGTTACCCAGGTAAGCGCTACTACGGTGGTTGTGAGTACGTTGACGTGACTGAGCAGCTAGCTATCGATCGCGCAAACGAGCTTTTCGGTACTGACTATGCAAACGTTCAACCTCACTCAGGTTCACAAGCTAACTCAGCTGTTTTCCAAGCGTTATTAAATGCAGGTGATACGGTTTTAGGTATGAGTTTAGCGCACGGTGGTCACTTGACTCACGGTTCTCATGTTAACTTCTCGGGCAAAACATACAATGCAATTCAGTATGGCCTTGACGAAGCGACGGGCGAAATTGACTACATACAAGTTGAAGAGCTAGCCGTAGAGCACAAACCTAAAATGATTATCGCTGGCTTCTCAGCATACTCTGGTATCGTTGACTGGGCTAAATTCCGTGAAATCGCTGACAAAGTTGGTGCTTACTTGTTTGTTGATATGGCTCACGTTGCAGGTTTAATTGCCGCAGGTGTTTATCCTTCACCAGTTCCTTTTGCACACGTAATCACAACAACCACGCATAAAACGCTTGCTGGTCCTCGTGGTGGTTTGATCATCTCTGGTGCCAAAGACGAAGAACTATACAAAAAACTAAACAGCGCTGTTTTCCCAGGTGGCCAAGGTGGTCCTTTGTGTCACGTTATTGCGGCTAAAGCGGTTGCGTTTAAAGAAGCGCTTCAACCTGAGTTTAAAGAGTACCAACAGCAAGTGGTTAAAAATGCCAAAAAGATGTGTGCTGTTTTACAACAACGCGGTTACAAAATTGTTTCTAACGGTACTGAGAACCACTTGTTCTTAGTTGATTTAATCGACAAAGACATTACTGGTAAAGACGCGGATGCGGCTTTAGGTAAAGCGTTCATTACAGTAAACAAAAACTCTGTACCAAACGATCCTCGCTCGCCGTTTGTTACATCTGGTTTGCGTTTAGGTACACCAGCCGTAACTCGTCGTGGAATGAAAGAAGCTGAAATGGAAGAGTTATCAAACTTGATTTGTGATGTATTAGACAACATCGAAAGCGAAGATAACCTTGCACAAGTTAAAGAGAAAGTTATCGCATTGTGCGAACGCTTCCCTGTTTACGCGTAAGCTATTTATTCCCACAAAAGCTGTGGTAAACTCAAGAGCCGTGTTAATACACGGCTTTTTTGTAAGTACAGGAAATCGATATGCATTGTCCATTTTGTTCAGCGACAGAAACTAAAGTCATCGACTCTCGACTAGTCGGAGGCGGTTCTCAAGTGCGCCGTCGACGAGAGTGCAACCTGTGCAACGAACGTTTTACCACATTTGAAGGCGCTGAATTGGTTATGCCCAAAGTCGTTAAAAGGGACAAAAAACGAGAGCCTTTTAACGAAGACAAAATGTCGGCCGGTATCCTAAGAGCTATAGAGAAACGACCTGTCAGTACAGAGCAGGTTGATCAACTTATTCTCACCATTAAAAAAGAAATTCGTAATACCGGTGAGCGCGAAATTACCTCTGAGTTTATCGGTAATTTAATAATGGATGGCTTGGTACTTTTAGACAAAGTGGCCTATGTTAGATTTGCGTCCGTATATCGCTCTTTCGAGGATATCCGAGAGTTTGGTGAAGAAATTGCCAAAATTGGCCAACAAGCCGAAAGCAAACAAGAAATCAAAAGCCGCCAATCGAAGTTATTCGAATAACCCACGTCAAAAGCGTTGTTATGATCACATCAACCGATTTAGCCTATATGGCCGAAGCCGTGCAACTTGCCAAGCGCGGCCAATATACTACGACCCCCAACCCCAATGTCGGGTGCGTCATTGTTAAAAACCAACAAATCATTGGTAAAGGCTGGCACAAGAAAGCAGGAACTGGACACGCAGAAGTTAATGCTTTGGCTAACTTAACAAAGGCAGCGTCCTCTGGTGCCACCGCATATGTCACGCTAGAACCATGTAGTCATTATGGCAGAACACCTCCTTGCGCCCTGCGTTTAGTGGAAGCAGGCGTCAGTCGAGTGGTCGTTGGTATGTTAGATACCAATCCGCAGGTCAGTGGTAATGGAATAAAAATTCTTGAAGAGGCTGGTATTGAAGTCGAAGTTGGGGTTTTAGAAGCCGAGTGTCGCGCTCTAAACCCAGGATTTTTCTCGATAATGGAGCGCCAAAGGCCATTTGTCCAAATCAAACTAGCGGCTTCTTTAGATGGTAAAACTGCGCTTCACAATGGTGAAAGTAAGTGGATAACAGGCCCTGCCGCGAGGGCCGATGTACAAACATACCGAGCTAAGGCTTCGGCGATTTTAACCAGTGCATCAACGGTGTTGCAAGACGACGCAAGTATGAATGTCAGGCAGGAACAGTTAAATTTTAATTATCCACTAGACGAAACCAATACCAACATTCGCCAACCTCACGTCGTAGTTCTTGATGGTAGGGCGCGTCTAAAACCAGAAGTGGCGACTTCTCTAAAACTGTTTAATACCGGCGCCCATGTAATTTTAATTCAAAATAAAAATAGCGAATATTCTGAACAAGCGTTTTCAGAAAAGGGTTTTGATCAAGTAACCGTTGAAAAACTGGAATATGACCCAACATCAGGATTCGATTTGAATGATGTCATGTCCGTCTGCACACAGCTGCAGTTTAATACAGTTTGGGTTGAGGCTGGTGGACGTTTAGCGGCTTCTTTTATACACGAAAAAATAGCAGACGAGCTAATTGTGTATATCGCACCTAAAATTATGGGGCAGGGTGGTTTTGATGTTATACCCCTTGGCCCTTTTAGCGAGATGAACCAAACCGTGTCTTTAACGACAAAAGATATGAGACAAGTCGGCGAAGATATTCGTTTGACTTATACACTTTCAAACAAAAACGATTAAAAAAGAGAACCCAACGTGTTTACTGGCATTATTGAAGCAACCGGTCACTTATCAAATATCACTCGTCTAGGGGATGATTATCAGGTTGAAGTGACCTCGACCGAACTCGACTTTTCAGATGTTCATCTAGGTGACAGTATCGCTACCAACGGCGTTTGTTTGACGGTTGTGTCCTTTACAGAACAGAGCTTCAAGGCTGATGTTTCGTTAGAAACGATAAACAATACCGGCTTTAAGCATTACGCGGCAGGACAGACGGTCAATTTAGAAAAAGCTATGCTGCCAACTACTCGGTTTGGCGGCCATATGGTCAGTGGCCACGTAGATGCGGTCAGTCACGTACAAAGTGTATATGACAATGGTCGTGCTAAAGATGTATGGATCAGTGTCCCCGCTGAGCTTCAAAAATATTTTGTCAAAAAAGGTTCTGTTACTGTCGATGGCATTAGTCTTACCGTAAATGATGTGACGGACGGTCAAATAAAGTTGACGATTGTCCCTCATACTTTTGCACAAACGACCCTTGCTAAAGTTCGCACTGGTGATGCAGTAAACCTTGAAGTTGATATAATAGCCCGATACGTAGAAAATTTTGTCAGCCAGAACAGTGGCTCATCGGGTGTCGATATGTCCCTGTTGGCTCGCTCTGGCTACCTTAAAAAATAACCCACCCAAAAGATTGGTATTTGTATGAAATTAAACACACCAGAAGAAATTATTGAAGATATTCGTCACGGTAAGATGGTCATTCTTATGGATGATGAAGATCGTGAAAATGAAGGTGATTTGATCATGGCGGCAGATATGCTTACGCCTGAGCACATTAATTTCATGGTTACGCATGCTCGTGGATTGGTTTGTTTACCTATGACGGAAGAGCGAGCTCGCTCATTAAACTTGGGTTTGATGGTTGATAACAACAACGCCCAGTTTGCAACCAACTTTACCGTGTCTATTGAGGCGGCAGAAGGTGTTACAACAGGTATCAGCGCAGCAGATCGCGCGCGTACGATTCAAGCTGCAGTTGCGCCAAATGCTAAGCCTGCGGATATTGTTCAGCCTGGTCATATTTTTCCTCTAATCGCTAAGCAAGGTGGGGTACTAACCCGCGCTGGTCATACAGAAGCGGCGGTTGATCTTGCTCGATTAGCAGGTCGCACCGATGCAGGTGTAATCGTAGAGATTTTGAATGAAGATGGCACAATGGCTCGTCGCCCAGACCTAGAAGTGTTTGCCGAAAAGCACGGACTAAAAATTGGCACCATTGCCGATTTAATTGAATACCGCAATCTTAATGAAACAACAGTCGAGCGCATTGCTAAGTGTAAAATCCCTACTAAATATGGCGAGTTTGACTTAGTTACGTTCAAAGACACGATTGATCAACAATTACATTTTGCGATGGTGAAAGGTGACATTAAAGAGCAAGAAGCGCCTTTGGTTCGTGTTCATCTGCAAAATACGTTTAGTGACCTATTATTATCAGACCGCTCTGTAAGTCGCAGTTTTGCGATCGATGATGCACTTGAAAAAATTGCCAATGAAGGCGGTGTGTTTGTGTTATTAGGTAAACAAGAATCAACTCATGATCTAGAGACTCTGGTTAAACGCTTTGAGGCAGAAGATACAGGCGATAACCTACCACCGGCTAAGTGGTCTGGTACGTCTCGTAACGTTGGGGTTGGCTCACAAATTTTAGCTCAATTAGGCGTTCACAAAATGCGTCTACTAAGCTC is a window from the Psychrosphaera ytuae genome containing:
- the ettA gene encoding energy-dependent translational throttle protein EttA is translated as MAQFIYTMSRVSKVVPPKKTILKDISLSFFPGAKIGVLGLNGAGKSTLLRIMAGIDTEIEGEARPMPGINIGYLPQEPVLDESKTVREVVEEAVSDVKNALQRLDEVYAEYAMEDADFDALAKEQGELEAIIQAKDGHNLDNQLEVAADALRLPEWDAKIEHLSGGERRRVAICRLLLDKPDMLLLDEPTNHLDAESVAWLERFLHEYEGTVVAITHDRYFLDNVAGWILELDRGEGIPWEGNYSSWLEQKEARLAQEERAEKSRQKSIQQELEWVRQNPKGRQSKSKARMARFEEMQNQDFQKRNETNELYIPPGPRLGDKVIEVENISKSFGDRVLIDDLSFTIPKGGIVGIIGPNGAGKSTLFKLLSGTEQPNSGTITVGETVSLSSVDQFRDNMNDNNTVFEEISEGSDIIQVGNYEVQSRAYVSRFNFKGSDQQKRIGELSGGERNRVHLAKLLKAGGNVLLLDEPTNDLDVETLRALENALLAFPGSAMVISHDRWFLDRIATHILDYRDEGKIEFFEGNYTEYEAWLKQTYGADAAEPHRIKYKRLK
- a CDS encoding response regulator; this encodes MQQKKTILVADDDASINQLLTNALASKFEVASSSSGADTLAYCQQQKPDLILLDVNLGDIDGKEICKQIKQDYAPQAPLIIFISADDGQENIISCFENGADDFIGKPFSPAQVVGKVDALIKHNILVESLQSQSQELTNLVSTTMSQASSYGQSLQMVKQLNHANSEEEIANVVFSYLATQGLHAAIYFVKGEESVCFDQKSKVCSPIVKEVFELAHNKQRIKKLGGRLLVSDEHCSVLVMNPPADESDEYSIFIDIIAVIIEALEARYIGYLRERELQSVNTELSKVITQLSVDVEKVRQDRQKLMDDIVMQIGLSFHQLDLTIEQEEYFTKLMEDTLLNHDENNNVLMDLQDKLQHLVNEMKSLLG
- the glyA gene encoding serine hydroxymethyltransferase gives rise to the protein MLTRDMNIADFDPELWASIEQETRRQEQHIELIASENYASPRVMQAQGSQLTNKYAEGYPGKRYYGGCEYVDVTEQLAIDRANELFGTDYANVQPHSGSQANSAVFQALLNAGDTVLGMSLAHGGHLTHGSHVNFSGKTYNAIQYGLDEATGEIDYIQVEELAVEHKPKMIIAGFSAYSGIVDWAKFREIADKVGAYLFVDMAHVAGLIAAGVYPSPVPFAHVITTTTHKTLAGPRGGLIISGAKDEELYKKLNSAVFPGGQGGPLCHVIAAKAVAFKEALQPEFKEYQQQVVKNAKKMCAVLQQRGYKIVSNGTENHLFLVDLIDKDITGKDADAALGKAFITVNKNSVPNDPRSPFVTSGLRLGTPAVTRRGMKEAEMEELSNLICDVLDNIESEDNLAQVKEKVIALCERFPVYA
- the nrdR gene encoding transcriptional regulator NrdR — encoded protein: MHCPFCSATETKVIDSRLVGGGSQVRRRRECNLCNERFTTFEGAELVMPKVVKRDKKREPFNEDKMSAGILRAIEKRPVSTEQVDQLILTIKKEIRNTGEREITSEFIGNLIMDGLVLLDKVAYVRFASVYRSFEDIREFGEEIAKIGQQAESKQEIKSRQSKLFE
- the ribD gene encoding bifunctional diaminohydroxyphosphoribosylaminopyrimidine deaminase/5-amino-6-(5-phosphoribosylamino)uracil reductase RibD, which gives rise to MITSTDLAYMAEAVQLAKRGQYTTTPNPNVGCVIVKNQQIIGKGWHKKAGTGHAEVNALANLTKAASSGATAYVTLEPCSHYGRTPPCALRLVEAGVSRVVVGMLDTNPQVSGNGIKILEEAGIEVEVGVLEAECRALNPGFFSIMERQRPFVQIKLAASLDGKTALHNGESKWITGPAARADVQTYRAKASAILTSASTVLQDDASMNVRQEQLNFNYPLDETNTNIRQPHVVVLDGRARLKPEVATSLKLFNTGAHVILIQNKNSEYSEQAFSEKGFDQVTVEKLEYDPTSGFDLNDVMSVCTQLQFNTVWVEAGGRLAASFIHEKIADELIVYIAPKIMGQGGFDVIPLGPFSEMNQTVSLTTKDMRQVGEDIRLTYTLSNKND
- a CDS encoding riboflavin synthase — encoded protein: MFTGIIEATGHLSNITRLGDDYQVEVTSTELDFSDVHLGDSIATNGVCLTVVSFTEQSFKADVSLETINNTGFKHYAAGQTVNLEKAMLPTTRFGGHMVSGHVDAVSHVQSVYDNGRAKDVWISVPAELQKYFVKKGSVTVDGISLTVNDVTDGQIKLTIVPHTFAQTTLAKVRTGDAVNLEVDIIARYVENFVSQNSGSSGVDMSLLARSGYLKK
- the ribBA gene encoding bifunctional 3,4-dihydroxy-2-butanone-4-phosphate synthase/GTP cyclohydrolase II; this encodes MKLNTPEEIIEDIRHGKMVILMDDEDRENEGDLIMAADMLTPEHINFMVTHARGLVCLPMTEERARSLNLGLMVDNNNAQFATNFTVSIEAAEGVTTGISAADRARTIQAAVAPNAKPADIVQPGHIFPLIAKQGGVLTRAGHTEAAVDLARLAGRTDAGVIVEILNEDGTMARRPDLEVFAEKHGLKIGTIADLIEYRNLNETTVERIAKCKIPTKYGEFDLVTFKDTIDQQLHFAMVKGDIKEQEAPLVRVHLQNTFSDLLLSDRSVSRSFAIDDALEKIANEGGVFVLLGKQESTHDLETLVKRFEAEDTGDNLPPAKWSGTSRNVGVGSQILAQLGVHKMRLLSSPKKYHALSGFGLEVVEYVSE